The following are encoded together in the Micromonospora lupini genome:
- a CDS encoding AfsR/SARP family transcriptional regulator produces the protein MFTDLTRHGQAHLRAGEHAAAATLLHDALALWRGPAGENITATGTLTQQLADLDEQRVIATEDFIDARLALGATSSLLHDIRALVLDQPLRDRPWEQLMRALYLTGDPAGALGAYQKARKSFNEALGIEPSGRLQQLQGSILQRDELAIARLAS, from the coding sequence GTGTTCACCGACCTCACTCGCCACGGGCAGGCACATCTGAGAGCCGGCGAACATGCGGCGGCAGCGACGCTGCTGCATGACGCTCTCGCACTGTGGCGGGGCCCAGCGGGTGAGAACATCACCGCTACCGGCACCCTCACGCAACAACTCGCCGACCTCGACGAACAGCGCGTCATTGCCACCGAGGACTTCATCGACGCCCGACTTGCGCTCGGAGCCACCAGCAGCCTCCTGCACGACATCCGCGCCCTCGTGCTCGACCAGCCCCTGCGCGACCGACCCTGGGAGCAACTCATGCGAGCGCTGTACCTCACCGGCGATCCGGCCGGAGCGCTCGGCGCCTACCAGAAGGCTCGCAAGTCCTTCAACGAAGCTCTCGGCATCGAGCCATCCGGGCGCCTTCAGCAGCTACAGGGCTCGATCCTGCAACGCGACGAACTCGCCATCGCCCGACTCGCCTCCTAG